From a region of the Zingiber officinale cultivar Zhangliang chromosome 4B, Zo_v1.1, whole genome shotgun sequence genome:
- the LOC121978201 gene encoding protein MICRORCHIDIA 6-like, producing the protein MTGNNTFNLYFIYLVYNFLQNDLVGTNPLNKLKSLIPDEVLLLSRAFTQSIGLLSYTFLRETGCDDIIVPTADYEFDELTNSFKRLYRHDEKHFSSNLSTILEWSPFDTEDKLLAQFIDIGHHGTKIMIFNLWLNDDGNMELDFQLDAKDIMISEAQRQVQKNKHDSKQIANRLRFSLRAYISILYLRIPQNFRIVLRGEVVRPHNIANDLIYRECILYKPQACGVSEASIVTTIGFLDGAPNVNVHGFNVYHKNRLILPYWKVANNSYGKGRGVVGVLETNFIKPTHDKQDFEKSALYQKLESRLKEMTYEYWDLHCHLVGYYNNKKPAAPRPSSVVCQMPQLGTSGSLDLVETKDFTPANLERTTLITASTQPISCTTPTDLKCDGSIQTRLPLKRKNENQVAVTRETKVQNLSNPFGSRRTKPTKDSGSGVQPIPDIKAMILKNKELRDQCLEYEETEKQLMQKAKKLRTELLEVLEAYKKLLIDVIPIEDVKTETL; encoded by the exons ATAAATTGAAGTCCTTAATACCTGATGAAGTTTTACTTTTGTCCAGGGCATTTACTCAAAGTATAGGGCTCCTTTCTTACACTTTTCTCAGGGAGACAGGTTGCGATGACATTATTGTACCAACT GCTGATTATGAATTTGACGAGCTGACTAATTCATTCAAGAGATTATATCGTCATGATGAGAAACATTTTTCTTCAAATTTATCAACGATCTTGGAGTGGTCACCATTTGACACAGAAGATAAATTGTTAGCACAA TTTATTGACATAGGGCATCATGGTACAAAGATTATGATATTCAACTTATGGTTGAATGATGATGGGAATATGGAGCTTGATTTCCAGTTAGATGCAAAG GATATTATGATTAGTGAAGCACAAAGACAAGTGCAGAAAAATAAACATGACAGTAAACAAATTGCAAATAGGCTACGTTTTTCTCTTCGA GCATACATATCCATCTTATATCTACGGATACCACAAAATTTCAGGATAGTATTGCGTGGGGAAGTTGTTAGACCTCACAACATAGCTAATGATCTCATATATCGGGAATGCATATTGTATAAACCACAAGCATGTGGAGTTTCAGAG GCTTCTATTGTCACTACCATTGGATTTCTAGATGGCGCTCCAAATGTTAATGTCCATGGATTCAATGTCTACCACAAGAATCGCCTTATATTG CCTTATTGGAAAGTTGCAAATAATTCCTATGGAAAAGGCAGAGGAGTTGTTG GTGTACTTGAGACAAATTTCATAAAGCCTACTCATGATAAGCAGGATTTTGAGAAGTCTGCCCTTTACCAAAAGCTTGAGAGTCGCTTGAAAGAGATGACATATGAGTATTG GGATCTTCATTGCCATTTGGTGGGCTACTATAACAACAAGAAGCCTGCAGCACCAAGACCATCTTCTGTTGTTTGCCAGATGCCTCAGTTGGGAACATCTGGCTCTTTAGATCTGGTTGAGACTAAGGATTTTACACCAGCTAACCTGGAGAGAACCACTCTCATTACTGCATCCACACAACCTATATCCTGCACAACACCTACAGACTTAAAATGTGATGGTAGCATACAGACCA GACTACCACTTAAAAGAAAGAATGAAAATCAAGTTGCTGTCACGCGAGAAACAAAAGTGCAGAATTTATCTAATCCATTTGGATCTAGACGCACCAAGCCAACCAAA GATTCTGGTTCTGGCGTGCAACCAATTCCTGATATTAAAgctatgattttaaaaaataaggagcTACGTGATCA GTGCTTGGAGTACGAAGAGACAGAGAAACAACTTATGCAAAAG GCGAAGAAACTTAGAACTGAGCTTCTAGAGGTTTTAGAGGCATACAAGAAATTGCTGATTGATGTCATACCAATTGAAGATGTTAAAACAGAGACACTGTAG